CCCTGGCGCTGGTATATTTCAGCGATATTCCCATAAACCACCCCGCGGGCGATATCGAAATGATCGCCCGTTACCTGCTGCCGGTAAACGGGTTGCGGTATACTCTTTTTAAAACGCGGTTCGTTATCGTTAATAAACTTAAGGGCTTTTTGAAAATAGTAAAGCGCGGTATCGTTTTGATAAAGTTTTTTATAACACAGGCCGATATTATCCAGTACTTCCTGCCGCCGGTAAAACATCAGGAACTCATTGTTATCGTAACTTTGGCTATAGCTCTCCTTAAAATATTTTTTTGAGAGCTCGTAATTGCCCTGCCTGAACATTATCAGTGCCATACGATAGGTGAATTCGCTCAACATTACCCGGTTAAGCGTATTTTGCCCGATAAGATATGCCTCGTAATATTGTTGGTACGATTCGTCATACCGCTTCAGGTCAAACAGCGCATCACCTTTTGAAAAACTGGCTTCAGCCAGGTTTTCAGCATAATATTTATCTTTCTTGTTTCGGGTGGCATAGTAAACCATGCTGTCGGCGTAAACCAGGCTTTTTTCAATTTCGCCCATACCGCGACGCAAAACCATGTAATGCAAGCCATGCCGGCGAACATAATCGCCGGTAGTTGGCGACGCGACGGTGTTAAACCCGGAATCAATATACCTTAAGCCTTCCTCGTTTTTATGGTTTTCGAGTAAAGCGGTGCCGTGCTTTAATATTTTAGTGAACTCAGGCGAGAACCTTTCGTCTCCCTTTTTTTGTTTGGGTTTGCACGACCAAATAATAAACAACGCGGCAAAACATAGCCACAGCAAGCTGCAGCGCGATTTAGGTTGACATTGGTTGGCGAAAAAACTCAAGGGGATGCAAACAATAGTTGTAACAAATATAATGTATTTACATTTACTGTTAATGCAAACATTAAAATACTAACTAATAATTTAATGCATTAAATAGGGCCACGCACGTTTATGTGCTGCTTTATTTTACTTAGCTGAAACAATGCCTATTTTCGCAGCATGATAACGGTACGTTTAAACAATGCAGAATTTTTTGCTTATCACGGTTTTTATCCCGAAGAACAATTAATAGGGGGGCGATACCTTATAGATATTACCGTAACCTTTGAACCCCAAGGAGAACTTAATGATGAATTACCGCAAACGGTTGACTATCAAGCTATATATACTATCTGTAAAGAAGAAATGGCTACTCCCCGTAAATTAATTGAAACCGTTGCGCACGCAATAATGAAGCGCATTAAAAACGGCTATCCTTACATAACAGAATTAGATGTTATACTTAAAAAGCTCAATCCACCGTTAGGCGGTACAGTTGCATATTCTGCCGTAAACGTAAATTATCAGGCGGCTAAAAAATCAATTGGTATTTAATATCAGTGGCGGCTCGTCGTACTCAATCATGCGCTGCCGTTCGCTTATGGGTATAGGGGTTGATTTATTAGCGCCATAATCATAACTAATGCAAACGGTT
This Mucilaginibacter defluvii DNA region includes the following protein-coding sequences:
- the folB gene encoding dihydroneopterin aldolase, coding for MITVRLNNAEFFAYHGFYPEEQLIGGRYLIDITVTFEPQGELNDELPQTVDYQAIYTICKEEMATPRKLIETVAHAIMKRIKNGYPYITELDVILKKLNPPLGGTVAYSAVNVNYQAAKKSIGI